A segment of the Oscillatoria sp. FACHB-1406 genome:
GCTATTCGAGCGTTTTTTAAAGTCTTTTTGCAACTCACACAATGCTAAAAATTTGCTCTGCGGTCAATTTTAATTGAGGAAAAGTGGGAGAAACGATACAATCTTTAGCTCGAAACAGTTGAGATTCATATTCTCCCTTAACAAGGCGATTGACTGTGACAGTCGGCAGTTTTTCCGATCCGATAAATCTTCGTCCGCCCAAGCCTAAATAATCGACAATCCAATATTCTGGAATTCCCAAAGCTGCATAATCTTCTGCTTTCCGGGCATAGTCATTCTGCCAATTCGTACTGACAACTTCTGCTACCAGTTTAACCGAATTCCCCAACGTAATAATCGGTTCCTTTTGCCAAAGCGGTTCGTTGGTGAGTTCGGTTTTATCGAGGATTAATACATCGGGGCGGAAGGCTGTATTTTGTCCGAGAAGTTGAATCAGACAGCGCGAGGGTAAAAACCAAGGTAGATTTAAGCGATCGATTTCTACATTAAATTTACGAAGGAGAAAAGCGACAACTTCTTCATGAGGTCCCGTAGGTTCCATCTCGATTAATTCTCCGTCAATTAATTCATAACGGTAATCATCGCCATAGCGATCGAAAAAAGCCTCAAGGTCGAGAGAGCAAACGGTTGTTACCATCATAATCTTTTCCTGACAACAGTAAGCCGAAGTTTCGTTATAGACCCTCAATACAAGCTAACGAGTTAGTCCTAAAAGTTACCGATACAACTTTTAGGATTAGATGTCTTCATTTATCCCTTAGACCTTAAATATTTCCGCATCACCAAGCAATTGCGCGCATCGCTACCGCGCGTGTAACTGAGTTCGTCGGTGAGTTTGCTCATAAAGAAAAGTCCGCGTCCCCCTTCTCCTTGACCCAGCGGATCTTCTAGGCTGCAATTGAGTTCCCTTAACTTTGCGTGGAGATCGAAAGGTTGCCCCCAATCCCAAATCCGAATTTCTAGATATTCAGGAACGACTTTCACTTCAACTTCAATAGTGGTTGTTAACGGTAAATCTTTATGAGCGTGACGGACGGCATTAGTAAATCCTTCAGCTAAAGCAATCTGACATTGCCAGTATTGCTCTTCTGAAATTAAGGGTGTAACCATTTGCTCGAAGCGCTGAAGGATTTCATTAAGAGCGCCGAGTTCTGTTTTAAGTTGAAGCTGAAGTTGCTGGGGAATATTGAAATCTTGCATTCGCGCCAGAAAATCTAATAAGCACCACTGTTTTTGCGAAATAATATGAGAACGGTTTGGAGGATGAGCTTGAGATCGTAGGTCAAACTCCAGTTTTCTTGGTAGCGCAAGTCGAGGCGAATAACATCCTCAAAGTTACGGACTTGCGATCGCCCGTTAACTTGCCATTCTCCGGTCATTCCGGGTTTAACATCTAAGCGCTGCCATTCAGGGACTTCATAAATTTCGACTTCGTTGGGAGTTGGGGGTCGAGTTCCCACCAAACTCATTTCTCCTTTTAAAACGTTCCAGAATTGAGGAATTTCGTCAAGACTGGTGCGTCGTAAAAAACGCCCGACTCGGGTAATGCGGGGATCGTTTTCATTTTTGAAAAATGCACCGCTGGCTTGATTCTGAACTTTCGATTTGAGGAACTCCGCATTTTCACACATGGACCTAAATTTCCAGATGGTGAATTCCTGTCCCATCCAACCGCAACGGGTTTGACCGAAGAGAATCGATCCGGGGCTGTCGAGTTTAATGGCGATCGCGATTGGGATAAATAAAATTGCCACAATGACTAATCCGACTATACTGCCCATAATATCGACCAATCGCTTCAAGCGCGAGCGAATCGAGGGATGGGTTTCGGGGGGTTGGATGGGCGAGGAACCCTTGGGGGCATTTTCGGAAGCAGGCAGGCAGTTTTCGATCGCTAACACGCGATCGAGTCCCGTCATAGACAAAACCGCCATCACAGGAGGATGGACGTTTTGTAAGACTAATTTCTTACCTTGCGCCTGCGTGCTTTTAAAATTATTAACTAAAGCCCCTATACCACTACTATCGATAAATTTCGTGATTTGGAAATCAAGAATAATCCGTTCGGAGCTAACATCGCCCTCCAATAACTGGTGATAGCTGCTTTTAAAAGCAACAGCTTCTAGGACGCTCAAGCGAGCGGGAATTTGCATCACAATCGCATCCTTAGAGACAGTAATCGGGAATGCAGCTTGGGTTTCGGGGGTTTCACTCATTACAATGGCTCGAACGAGAAATGGGGTGAACTATACCATCGGTTTGCCTTCGCGCTGAGATTGCATTTGCGCTTTTGCTTTGGCTGCCCCTTTTCTCAGCGCTTGTAAGCGTTCTTCGTATTTTTGCCGTCCTCGACGATTAGGAGTTTGTTCGATCAGCGTTTTTAAGGCACTGCCCAAGCTTTTATAAGCGTTAGGAAGCGTGTAACCGAAGCGAGTCGCTAGCGAGATCGCTTTTTCGTCAGCGGCGATGCTTTCATCGATTTGTCGGCGATTGTTATTTTTTTGCCAGAGACGATAACCAGAAACACCGCACAATGCTAGGGCAAGCAGCAATAACAAACCATCTTGTACCCATAGTTCCCCAACTGCACCGCCTAAACCGATCGCGAGGGCTGCCATTTCCCACCCTTCTTTAGGAATGGTGTCGTTTTGAATGCGTCCGACTTCGTGCCAAAAGAGTAGGTTTCGCTGGTCGATGGCGAGGTTTTCCCACTTCACCAGATCGATTTGAATTTCAACCTCATCCCTACCAATCTCTTCGCAACGAATGAGAGGCGGATTAATTTCTGTCGAACCTTCAACGAGAACCCAGCTTTGCAGTTCCGGGGGCAGTAAGCTTTTTAACCGTCTCAGTTCGCTCATCTCAGCCCTGGCTGAGGCAGTTGCATAAGAAGTCATAGATTTTCCTAACAATACGCCTAAACCTATCATAATATTTCCTTTGAGATCGCAGGCATCCCGGGCAAATTCTGCCAATCTCGTTGGAAGCGCGATCGCCGCTGACCAATCCGTCGATTTTTTCGCAACTGCACGATTTTTTCCCGATCGCGGGACTCAATCGCTGTATGAAGGAGGGGGAAAAACCCGCAGGATTTAGAGTTCCCTTTAGTTGTTAATTTATCGATGAGCGATCCGTTTGTCCTAGCTGCTAGCTTACTAACCACCGCACAGGCTGCTACTCCGCCGATTCCCGTTCGCCTGCTGGGGTTCGATCCCGAACTTGCGGTTCGCACCGCAGAGGATGAGTTCGAGTTACCGACTTCTAGGGAGAGTCCGAGCGTGGAGCCAATTACGCCAGAGTTTAGCATCCCGTTCCCCGAAGCGTCGAATAATACCTTTGCCGAACTCAGTCCGGTTTCGGGGGCGCAGTTATACGAGCAGCGCCGTATGGCGTTGCAGGCAGGCACGCTGTATACTCGTCTGAGTTCGGATAGTTTTTACGAGCGTTGGGCGAATGCGACGCAACAGCCGACGCACGAACAATGGCAAAACTTGTTAGCTAGAGAAGCTACAGCGATCGCGAAGGGACAAGGCTCTAACCCGCTTAATATTTTGGTGGGAGATTCTCTCAGTCAGTGGTTTCCCTCTTCTTTGTTGCCGGGGGGCAAATTCTGGCTCAATCAAGGGATTTCCGGGGAAAATACCCGCCAAGTTCGCCAGCGCTTGCAAGCATTAGATGCCACTCGTCCCAATACGATTTACGTGATGGCGGGAATTAACGATTTGCGCCAGGGGGCGAGCGATCGCGAAATTCTCGATAATCTTCGCGCGATCGCGCATTCTCTCCGCAGCCAGCACCCCGGGGCAGAAATCGTCTTACAATCGATTCTCCCCACCCGCAAACCCGAACTCTCTAACGCCCGCATTCGCTATCTCAACCGCCAAATCGTCTATATCGCCCGCGTTGAGGGCGTAAGTTTCCTCAATGTCTACGATCGCTTCACCGACGATCGCGGACAATTGCGCGCCGATTTAACGACGGACGGATTGCATTTAAACCGGCGCGGCTATCAAGTTTGGCAGGGCGCGATGCAGGAAGCAGAAGATTGGATTGCCGCGAATCGATGAATTGGAAACGGGAAATGTCCGATAATTACGAATTACGAGTTACGAATTACGAATTACAATGACCCAGGTTTCCGCATCCCAGCCCCTCAACTTTTGGAAAAATCCTCGCTCTTGGCTTTATAGCTTCTGGAAGTTTTCGCGCCCCCATACGATTTTTGGCACCAGTTTAAGCGTTTTTGCGCTGTACGGCATTGCTTTTGCCCGCGCTCAGCCAAGTGAGGTTGCCGTAGTGCCGCTCTTGGTGGCTTGGCTGGCTTGTTTGTGCGGCAATATTTACATTGTCGGTCTCAATCAGCTAGAAGATGTCGCGATCGACCGTATTAATAAGCCCCATTTACCGATCGCGGCGGGAGAATTCTCGATCGGGGTGGGTCGATGGATAGTTGGAATAACTGGTACCGCAGCGCTCCTCTTAGCCGCGTTTTCCGGGCGTTGGTTGATGGCTGTGGTGGGGGCCAGTTTAGCCCTAGGAACCGCTTATTCTCTGCCTCCTGTGCGTTTGAAGCGCTTCCCTTTCTGGGCGGCGTTTTGCATATTGGCCGTAAGAGGGGCAATTATAAA
Coding sequences within it:
- a CDS encoding Uma2 family endonuclease — encoded protein: MMVTTVCSLDLEAFFDRYGDDYRYELIDGELIEMEPTGPHEEVVAFLLRKFNVEIDRLNLPWFLPSRCLIQLLGQNTAFRPDVLILDKTELTNEPLWQKEPIITLGNSVKLVAEVVSTNWQNDYARKAEDYAALGIPEYWIVDYLGLGGRRFIGSEKLPTVTVNRLVKGEYESQLFRAKDCIVSPTFPQLKLTAEQIFSIV
- a CDS encoding ATP-binding protein; this encodes MQDFNIPQQLQLQLKTELGALNEILQRFEQMVTPLISEEQYWQCQIALAEGFTNAVRHAHKDLPLTTTIEVEVKVVPEYLEIRIWDWGQPFDLHAKLRELNCSLEDPLGQGEGGRGLFFMSKLTDELSYTRGSDARNCLVMRKYLRSKG
- a CDS encoding sugar transferase, which translates into the protein MSETPETQAAFPITVSKDAIVMQIPARLSVLEAVAFKSSYHQLLEGDVSSERIILDFQITKFIDSSGIGALVNNFKSTQAQGKKLVLQNVHPPVMAVLSMTGLDRVLAIENCLPASENAPKGSSPIQPPETHPSIRSRLKRLVDIMGSIVGLVIVAILFIPIAIAIKLDSPGSILFGQTRCGWMGQEFTIWKFRSMCENAEFLKSKVQNQASGAFFKNENDPRITRVGRFLRRTSLDEIPQFWNVLKGEMSLVGTRPPTPNEVEIYEVPEWQRLDVKPGMTGEWQVNGRSQVRNFEDVIRLDLRYQENWSLTYDLKLILQTVLILFRKNSGAY
- a CDS encoding DUF3318 domain-containing protein; this translates as MTSYATASARAEMSELRRLKSLLPPELQSWVLVEGSTEINPPLIRCEEIGRDEVEIQIDLVKWENLAIDQRNLLFWHEVGRIQNDTIPKEGWEMAALAIGLGGAVGELWVQDGLLLLLALALCGVSGYRLWQKNNNRRQIDESIAADEKAISLATRFGYTLPNAYKSLGSALKTLIEQTPNRRGRQKYEERLQALRKGAAKAKAQMQSQREGKPMV
- a CDS encoding GDSL-type esterase/lipase family protein; the encoded protein is MSDPFVLAASLLTTAQAATPPIPVRLLGFDPELAVRTAEDEFELPTSRESPSVEPITPEFSIPFPEASNNTFAELSPVSGAQLYEQRRMALQAGTLYTRLSSDSFYERWANATQQPTHEQWQNLLAREATAIAKGQGSNPLNILVGDSLSQWFPSSLLPGGKFWLNQGISGENTRQVRQRLQALDATRPNTIYVMAGINDLRQGASDREILDNLRAIAHSLRSQHPGAEIVLQSILPTRKPELSNARIRYLNRQIVYIARVEGVSFLNVYDRFTDDRGQLRADLTTDGLHLNRRGYQVWQGAMQEAEDWIAANR
- a CDS encoding homogentisate phytyltransferase; protein product: MTQVSASQPLNFWKNPRSWLYSFWKFSRPHTIFGTSLSVFALYGIAFARAQPSEVAVVPLLVAWLACLCGNIYIVGLNQLEDVAIDRINKPHLPIAAGEFSIGVGRWIVGITGTAALLLAAFSGRWLMAVVGASLALGTAYSLPPVRLKRFPFWAAFCILAVRGAIINIGLYLHFSTIFQQKEVISPAVWALTFFVLIFSIAIAIFKDVPDTEGDKEYNIATLTLLLGKPAILQLARGLISLGYLGLIVAAILGLPGVNASFLAISHLFLLGLLWWRSRRVDLEDKSAIAKFYQFIWKLFFLEYLLFPLACFLS